CACTCGGGCGCGCCGGGCGAATTTTTGCTGGCAGCGCATCCTGCTCTGGCGGCAGTCAATACGGCGGGCATTGCCAAGAATTTTTTGGCGGAAGACATGGAAACCCTTGGCCGCCAGAAGGTCAGTTTTACAAAGGCGACGCTTGATGCCGCGCTGCTGGAAAAGCTGGCTGCGGAGTACGACGCCGTGCTGGTGGACGCCGATGCCGTGCAGCAGCTTGCACCCGGCCTTGTACCAGACGAAGCGCAGGTGGATGCGGAAACCCTGCTCTGGCGCGACAATATCTGCTGCGCTGGCTGGCGCAGCCGCACCCCCACAGGCCACACTTTCGCCTCACCTTCGCGTCAGGCCGGGCAGGGGCGGCATGCGGCGCAGACTATGGAACGCGTGACCAGCGGCGTTTCACTCACAGCCGCGCGGGACAAATCTCAGGGGCCGCTGCACACCGATGTAACGGGCATAAGCCCCGTGCCGCGTGTGGAACCTGCCGCGCAGGCTGCTTGCGGCGAGTCGCTCTATTCGGCGGAGGAATCCGCGCGCGAGGCGGAGCGCTGCCTGCAATGCCAGTGCATGATCTGCGTGCGCGAATGCGTGTACCTGCAGAAATACAAGGGCTACCCGCGCCTCTACGCGCGTCAGGTCAATAACAACGCGTCCATCGTCAAGGGGCTGCACACGGCCAATGCCCTCATCAACGGCTGCGCCCTGTGCGGTCAGTGCGAGGAACTGTGCCCGGAGAATTTTTCCATGGCCGAACTGTGCCTTTCCGCACGGGAAGACATGGTGGACCGCGGCTTTATGCCCCCCACGGCCCACGAGTTTGCGCTTGAGGATATGGAAAGCGCCTCCGGGCCGGAATGCGCCCTTGTGCTGCCGCCCTTGTTGCCAGCCGCAGAATCCCAGGGCGCTGGCGCGAATCTGGATGCAGGCGAACAGTGGCTGTTTTTTCCCGGTTGTCAGTTGGCTGCAGCCCGCGTGGAACAAACGGCGGCGCTTTATGATCTGCTGCGCGAAAAACTTGGCAACGGTTTGAAGTCCGGCGTGGGCATCATGCTTTCCTGCTGCGGCATCCCAGCGCGCTGGGCCGGAAGAACCACCCTGTTCAAGGAGCATACGGACAAACTGCGCAAGGCTTGGGAGGGGCTGGGCAAACCGCGCATCATGGCGGCCTGTTCTTCCTGCATTGCGGCCTTGCGCGAGGCCCTGCCGGAAGCGCAGACTGTTTCCGTGTGGGAGGTGCTGGACAGCTTGCCGTTTGAGGCTCCCACTGCTGGTAATTCCCTGCCCTCGGTTTTTTCCATTCAGGATCCCTGTACCGCTCGGCACGATGCGTCATGGCTTGCCGCTGTGCGCAGCCTGGCTGGCAAATGCGGGGCAAAAATTGAAGAACCGCGCCTTTCCGGTGCTTCCACAGCCTGTTGCGGCTACGGCGGCCTTGTGTGGTGCGCCCAGCCGGAAACCGCCCGCGCCATGAGCGATCACCGGGCCGCCCAGCTTGAGCACCCCGGCCTTGCCTCATGCATCATGTGCCGTGACCGCATGGCGGCCAGCGGCAAGGAATGCTGGCATCTGCTTGATCTGTTGCTGCCCGTGTCAGCCAAGGCGCAGTCCGGCGCGGCTCAAGGCCCCGGTCTTTCGGCGCGCCGCGCCAACAGGGCTGCCTTGCGCCGCAAACTGCTGGAGAAATACGGCAGTGCCGCCGGGCAACAGGCCCTGCTTGCAAACACGCCCGAGCAGGCGGGAAAGGGCAGGGTGCTGGTGACGGAGGAAGTGCTGGCGCGGCTGGAAGAGCGGCATATCCTGCTCTCAGACGTGGAAGGGGCCGTTGTGGGGGCCGAGGCCAGCGGCCACTGGTTTGAAAATCTGGATGACGGGCATCGTCTTGGTTCGTGGCGGCCCAGAAAGGTGACTTTTTGGGTGGAATACGAAGCGCAGGGCGAGGCCTTTGTCCTGCACGATGCGTGGTGCCACCGTATGGTGGTGCCGGGTTCCGGCGGTCAGGAAGCTGCGGATGTCATCAACAGCCACCAGTGCTGCACCGATGGGCAGCGTCCCAATATGCAGGGTGCGCAAAATGGCGGGCAGAGAGGTGAACAGTCATGAGCATGGGGCCAAACTACGGGCCGGACGGCGGCCAGTGGGTGTGCGGGCGTTGCCACGTTGCCCTTGAGCAGGTGAAGGTTCCGGTTTTTTATCTCAACAGCGCCTTTGACGTGTTTTTGCCGCGGTGCCCCAAGTGCGGGCTGACGCAGGTGCCCAAATCTTTGGCCGAAGGCAAGATGCTTGAGGTGGAAGCACTGCTGGAAGATAAATGAACGCACTGTGGGAAAGGCCCGACTTTCGCCGCGCGGCTGGTGACGCATGGCGTCCCGGCGGCGTGGAACTGACGCGCCGCGCCCTGGCGTGGTGCGCCTCTGCGGGCCTGCTCGCGCCCGGTGGGCTGGTTCTTGACTTTGGCAGCGGGGCAGGGGCGACATTGCGCCTGCTTACGCAGATGGGCTACCGCGCCGTGGGGCTGGACAAACACGCTGAGGCCGGGATTTCTGTCGATGCCAGCCCCTCAGTCAACGCGCCACATAGTGATGATTGCCGCCTTGTGCGGGCCGACCTTGAGCGCCCGCCGCTGGCCGCAAACTCCTGCGACTGCATAGTGTGCGAGTGCGTTCTTTCTCTGCTGCACAATCCTCTTGCAACCTTGCGCGCCGCCTGCAGCGCTCTGCGCCCCGGCGGTCTGCTGGTGGTCAGCGACCTCATGCTGCGGCCAGGGTATGAACGCCCCGCCAGCGGTGGCTGCTCTGGTACAGGCTCTTCCCGCTCAGGTTGTTCCTGTTCCGGGCATGCAAGCGGATTGCAGTCAGGTGCGCCCCAATACAGCCCGCTGGAAACAGAAACGGCTCAGGCCCTTCCGGCAGAATACGCTGCGCCGGGTTCATCGTGCCTCGCGGGTGCGCGGCCTGAATCAGCGTGGCGGGGGCTTGTGGAAGCGGCTGGCTTGCGCCTGCTGCATTTTGAGGACAACAGCCGCGCTCTGGTGGAGCTGGCCGCCCGCATGATCTGGTACGGCGATGATGCAACCCGGCCCGTGGCGAATTACGGCAGCCAGGGCTGCGCATGCGGGGGCGCTGCCCCCGGCAAAGCTTGGCGCGCCTACGGATACGGTCTTTGGATTGCCCGAAAGGAGACGCTATGAATCCCATGATGATGGAATTGCTGCCCCTGGTGCATCAGGGCTATTGTTGCAGCCAGTTGCTGCTCCTGCTCATGTTGCAGGCTCAGGACAGGCAGAACCCCGGTGTTGTGCGCGCCGCGCAAGGCCTGTGTCACGGCATCGGTCAATCGGACGGTCCCTGTGGTCTCTTGACCGGCGGGGCCTGCGCCCTGGCTCTGGTTGCGGGTAAAGGAGCGGAAGATGAAATTCCGCATCCCATGCTCACCCCCCTGCTCAATGATTACGCCACGTGGTTTTATGACCGCACGGAAGCTTACGGCGGTCAGCGTTGCGGGCAGATTGCGGCTGGGCTTGGCGCGACTTCCGGCGCTGCGGGCGAGCAGCCAAATCCTGTGGCCTGCGGCGACTTGCTGGCAGAATGCTGGGGAAAAATTATGGAACTGGTTCAGAGTTACGAGCTGGATCTGACGGAAAAGGCATGACCCTGCGCCGCACCCAGAGCCTCTGCCCCGTATGCCTGCGCCGGGTAGAGGCGACCTATGAACGCTCGGCAAAGGATGCACTCACTGTCGTACTGCGCAAAACCTGCCCGGATCATGGCACGTTCAGCGTCCCCGTATGGCAGGAAGCCAAGCCAGGAGAGGTTGCTACGCCGCCCTTTACAGCATGGTCACGGCCCAAAAGCCCCTCCTACCCGGCCAATCCGCACACGCCAATCCGCGAGGGCTGCCCCTTTGACTGCGGCCTTTGTCCTGCTCACGCCCAGCATACCTGCACCGGTCTGTTTGAAGTGACCATGCGGTGCGACATGGCCTGCCCTGTGTGCTATGCCTCTGCTGGTTCTATGTCGAATCAAAATTCTGGAGCGACGGCTGACGTGCCGCTGAGCGTGATTGCCGCGCAAATGGACACCCTCAAGGGAGCGTCCGGCCCCTGCAACGTGCAGATATCCGGCGGGGAGCCGACCATGCGCCATGACCTGCCGCAGATCATCACGCTTGCGCGGCAACGCGGTTTTGGGCTGGTGCAGATCAATACCAACGGGCTGCGTCTGTCGCGTGAGCAGGGCTATGCCCATGCGCTGCGCGAGGCCGGGCTTGATTCCATCTACCTGCAATGGGACGGCGTGCGCGAAAGCAGTTTTACAAGCCTGCGGGGTAGGGAATGCCTCGATTTCAAGCGCCGTGCCGTGCGCAACTGCGCAGAGGCCGGGCTTGGCGTGGTGCTGGTGGCGACCCTTGTGCGCGGCGTCAATGATGGTGAACTGGGCGATCTGCTGCGCATGGCGCTGGAGCTTGGCCCCGCGGTGCGGGGTTTGCACATGCAGCCAGCCGCCTTTTTTGGGCGTTACCCCTGGCGGCTGGAGGAAGCCCCGCGCCTGACCCTGCCCGAAGTCATGGCAGCGCTTGCCCGGCAGGCACCGGAAATAGTCAGCCTCAGTCACCTGCACCCGCCGGGATGCGAAAACGAGCTGTGTTCCTTTAGTGCCGTGTATCGCCGGGTGCAGAAGAACGGCGTACCTTCGCTGGAATGGCTGGCCGATGCGGGGCAGTCGTGCTGTTCACCTGCGCCGCAGTCCGCTGGCGCGGAAGTGCCTCCGCCCGCTGAGGACGGGGCGCGTAAGGCCAAGCAGTTTGTGGCCCTGCACTGGAAGGGCGGCACCGGCTGTGGGGAATCTGCCTGTGCCTGCGGGGGAGCCTCTGGCTCTGACGCTGACAGCGCAGGCAACAATGCCAGTGCGGATGGCTTCAGCCGGTTTCTTGCCCAGGCCGGGGCAGAGCAGCGCTTCACGCTTTCGGCCATGGCCTTTCAGGATGCCCTGAGCCTCGACCTTGACCGCGTGCGCGGCTGCTGCATCCATGTGGTGCGGCCAGACGGGCGCATGATTCCGTTCTGCCTGCACAACCTCACTGCCAGCGATGGCACGCGCCTGTATGGTGATGCCTAGTGACAGA
The window above is part of the Desulfovibrio desulfuricans DSM 642 genome. Proteins encoded here:
- a CDS encoding pyridine nucleotide-disulfide oxidoreductase/dicluster-binding protein is translated as MMDQQRLHEIESHCTQESPPRCRVACPFDLDVRAFMARMAEGKQGEARKVLERHLPLPGIVARICDHPCENACLRQDLGGSLAMHGLELSCMLAVGTQTRLLPLPPKKFRMAVMGAGLAGLTAAWDLSRKAYPVAVFHSGAPGEFLLAAHPALAAVNTAGIAKNFLAEDMETLGRQKVSFTKATLDAALLEKLAAEYDAVLVDADAVQQLAPGLVPDEAQVDAETLLWRDNICCAGWRSRTPTGHTFASPSRQAGQGRHAAQTMERVTSGVSLTAARDKSQGPLHTDVTGISPVPRVEPAAQAACGESLYSAEESAREAERCLQCQCMICVRECVYLQKYKGYPRLYARQVNNNASIVKGLHTANALINGCALCGQCEELCPENFSMAELCLSAREDMVDRGFMPPTAHEFALEDMESASGPECALVLPPLLPAAESQGAGANLDAGEQWLFFPGCQLAAARVEQTAALYDLLREKLGNGLKSGVGIMLSCCGIPARWAGRTTLFKEHTDKLRKAWEGLGKPRIMAACSSCIAALREALPEAQTVSVWEVLDSLPFEAPTAGNSLPSVFSIQDPCTARHDASWLAAVRSLAGKCGAKIEEPRLSGASTACCGYGGLVWCAQPETARAMSDHRAAQLEHPGLASCIMCRDRMAASGKECWHLLDLLLPVSAKAQSGAAQGPGLSARRANRAALRRKLLEKYGSAAGQQALLANTPEQAGKGRVLVTEEVLARLEERHILLSDVEGAVVGAEASGHWFENLDDGHRLGSWRPRKVTFWVEYEAQGEAFVLHDAWCHRMVVPGSGGQEAADVINSHQCCTDGQRPNMQGAQNGGQRGEQS
- a CDS encoding DVU_1557 family redox protein, producing the protein MSMGPNYGPDGGQWVCGRCHVALEQVKVPVFYLNSAFDVFLPRCPKCGLTQVPKSLAEGKMLEVEALLEDK
- the trsM gene encoding DVU_1556 family methyltransferase produces the protein MNALWERPDFRRAAGDAWRPGGVELTRRALAWCASAGLLAPGGLVLDFGSGAGATLRLLTQMGYRAVGLDKHAEAGISVDASPSVNAPHSDDCRLVRADLERPPLAANSCDCIVCECVLSLLHNPLATLRAACSALRPGGLLVVSDLMLRPGYERPASGGCSGTGSSRSGCSCSGHASGLQSGAPQYSPLETETAQALPAEYAAPGSSCLAGARPESAWRGLVEAAGLRLLHFEDNSRALVELAARMIWYGDDATRPVANYGSQGCACGGAAPGKAWRAYGYGLWIARKETL
- a CDS encoding DVU_1555 family C-GCAxxG-C-C protein — encoded protein: MNPMMMELLPLVHQGYCCSQLLLLLMLQAQDRQNPGVVRAAQGLCHGIGQSDGPCGLLTGGACALALVAGKGAEDEIPHPMLTPLLNDYATWFYDRTEAYGGQRCGQIAAGLGATSGAAGEQPNPVACGDLLAECWGKIMELVQSYELDLTEKA
- the trsS gene encoding radical SAM (seleno)protein TrsS, which produces MTLRRTQSLCPVCLRRVEATYERSAKDALTVVLRKTCPDHGTFSVPVWQEAKPGEVATPPFTAWSRPKSPSYPANPHTPIREGCPFDCGLCPAHAQHTCTGLFEVTMRCDMACPVCYASAGSMSNQNSGATADVPLSVIAAQMDTLKGASGPCNVQISGGEPTMRHDLPQIITLARQRGFGLVQINTNGLRLSREQGYAHALREAGLDSIYLQWDGVRESSFTSLRGRECLDFKRRAVRNCAEAGLGVVLVATLVRGVNDGELGDLLRMALELGPAVRGLHMQPAAFFGRYPWRLEEAPRLTLPEVMAALARQAPEIVSLSHLHPPGCENELCSFSAVYRRVQKNGVPSLEWLADAGQSCCSPAPQSAGAEVPPPAEDGARKAKQFVALHWKGGTGCGESACACGGASGSDADSAGNNASADGFSRFLAQAGAEQRFTLSAMAFQDALSLDLDRVRGCCIHVVRPDGRMIPFCLHNLTASDGTRLYGDA